TTTATACTTGAAAAATGCAACTAGAAAACAAAACAGTCACATCTGTGACAATAGTCGCACCGACTAGACGCGCAGCCTTCAACTATTTTGTCTCGTCTTCTTACCTATGCGAAAATATTTGCGTTTTAGATCTGTTGTTTAGACTTATAATACACAGTAACTGTGTCCTATAGTTAACAAAATGCATTCATGTTTAATCATTATACCATGCTCGCACATAAATTTAGCGAATACGATCGTTAACTATAATGCATATGCTGTAAATCAAAACAGATATTACAATCCATCATTTTAAAATTgcgtattataatattatatatatagtgcAGTGCATATAATCgatcaaaacatttttttcgccACTTGTTTTGAGAAAAACAATTCAATCAAGCATAATTATCATGCATTCGTTTTCCTACCTACATAAACATACCTCTCGATCATCTCCCTCTCCAAAACTCTGCGGCTCGCGTGAGATCTCGGACGAATGACGATCTTGCCATCTTGGTTCGCTTTCCGGGATTTCTCAGCTCGTTCCTACACCCGAATTTTGACGGCGGTGAACGTGAACCAATCGCCGACAAACGCATATATAGCTATTAGTTATATATAGGACATGTGTGTGAGATCTGTGAGGTTCGCACGTCATCGGCTTTCGTCTGCCCTACGTTTTCACCTTCGTTTATTCGCACTTGTTCGTCATCCTCAACGTGTCAGCGCATACCGGCTGCAGCTGGTGTATTTTTAGCCTAATACGGTTTGCTGCACCGACTGCTCTCTGCGGCTCGTTGGTTAGATTATTTCTAATTCCTGGCGGCGGGTTACACCTAATTTTACTCTCTCATACACAGTGTGATTCTCCCGAGAACGTGACACATTTTTCATCTCTATTGATTGCATCAAGTGGGATCGACGCTTGCAAAATTAAAGCTCGTTGAAAAGAAGAAGATGGGTCCATGTCATTATTGGTAATGTCGctttttttaatactataCTAGATGCACACAGTTTGACTGTATAGAAATTGAAATGATGCATATGAAGTGCTTGGCTGATGGGGGTACATgattaatttgaaatatatttCAGTGCTCGGGATTGCcatcgattttttattatcaGTCGATGTACTTGTAATTTTTACACATTTACACGAGATACGCGCTTCTTAAGTAACACATACAGTTGCTTAGTATTTCATCATCTAATTGTTACTACGGCATAATCCAGTTATTTTGTCCATCAGATCTTGTCCAAGATGCGTGCTTTTATCCGCCGACAACCGTATACGCACTCGACACCGCGCATCAGCGGCTTTTGAATTTGGCGCCAGTCAACGTCACCGCGACGACATTATGATGATTCATCTTCGACGTCAGCGTCATCTGCGTTGTTATTCTGGAATTCGCGGAATGACGAAATGGAACTCACATCAAGAGCCATCGTCTGATGCTGATCCAGGATAAATAAAATTCGGCGGTTATTTGCAATTTATTTAGTTATGATTTGCGATAACGATTAACGTCAATGGATCATCGTACGTATTACTGTACTCCTGTAGATTCTGTCTATCGAGAAATCTTGAACTGATGCTCACTGTGTTTTTGTTGATAGAGTAACGACTGGTGAGTATTTTAAAGGAGGCCAGCGGGCCAACTTTGCTGCTGAATGTTGTTTGGAGAGTCGAGGACAACGATAGGTATAATCGCGCGGAGCCTGCCAAGTGAACTTCAACACACAACAGCTGACGACTCTTCcgtgaattttttattctccCTTTTGTTGAGTCATCAAAACCGTAAGTACCAGCACTGTGATACTTGGACTTCTCGAGAATATTTTGACGAGCAATAACTTTAACCTTCAATTTTTAGGTATGTATACAAAGAGAACAATAAAGTTTACAAGGCTGTAacgagatttttttattgcaactACTCATCCAAGGACACTAGCGATTATTATCGAGAAATACAGACTGTGCATCAAAACAAAAGCATTCCATAAGGCAGCTttgaacttttatttttttttaagacaaCAGATTTGTCTAGTCTACAGCGTGCCTTTTGAAGTTTTTTACACTGTTAAACGACACAAACAAACCATtagaagaggaggagagatACTTTCTATACAAGTTTATGGGAAAAAGCAGACCAATGGATATCAGTAGCGATTATGACAGCGATCATCCTTCAATTGAGCATCCAAGAAGTATTGTCCATATAGACGTTGATTACTTTTATGCCCAGGTTGAGATGATGCGCCATCCAGAATTTCAAGGAAAACCATTGGGTGTGCAGCAGAAGAATATAGTAGTTACATGTAATTATGAAGCTCGAGCTTTTGGTGTTAAGAAATGTATGTTGATCGAAGAGGCTCTACGTTTATGTCCAAGTTTGATTTTGGTTAAAGGCGAAGATTTGACACCGTATAGACGAATGTCTGCCAAAATTTTAGAACTTTTACACCAGTTTACGTCATCAGTAGAGAAGTTGGGActtgatgaaaattttattgatgtTACGTCAGTGGTCAATGAATATACGACACGTATTGGGAACAATTCCAAAAGTTCACAACACGATGAAAATACTACAAGAGAGGAGAGTACTTTTGTACAGCAAGAAGATATGGATCACTGTATGCCAGTTGGTAAAATATTTAGTACACCAGAGGAAGAATGTCCGTGTGGATGTCACACACGTTTAGCTGTGGCAAGTTCGATTGCCATGGATATGAGAAGTAAGATACTAAACGAATTAGGCCTAACTTGTAGTGCAGGGATTGCACACAATAAATTGTTGGCAAAATTGGGTGGTGCTGTTAACAAACCTAATCAACAGACTGTAGTTTATCCATGCTCTGCAGCAAGTTTGCTTTCTTCCTTGGGATCTGTCTCAAAAATTCCAGGTGTTGGGCGTAGAACAGCCGAGTCTTTAACAgctaataatattttaacagTTGATGATGTACGTAAGACACCTTTGGAACGATTGCAAGTAAAGATCGGGAAGGAACTagctagaaaaataaaagattatGCGGAAGGTAAGTTTTCACAATTTTTTATCACACAACATCTTCAATAGGTGCTTcaagtataatttttattaatttcttcttatttttatataaaggtATCGATGATACACCTGTAAAGCCATCAGGAAGGCCTCAGTCCATTGGATTGGAGGAtggctttaaaaaagtttcattGGTTGACGAAGTGGAGTCTCGTCTTAGTGCTTTACTAAGGAGATTGACTGAATTGGCAGCTGAAGATGGGAGAATTCCAATTTGTCTAAAATTAACTGTGAGGAAGCAGGACAGTATAAACaagcctgctgctgctggttccTCAACGGGAAAGCGAGAAAGTAGGCAGTGCGCTATTCCATCACATCTTGTTCCTTCAAGTAAAGGAGCCAAAGGAACTCATCTTTATGATCATACGAAAATTTTAGCTCTTGTTATGAAATTATTTCATCGCGTTGTTGATATCTCTAAGCCGTTTCATTTAACTCTGTTAGGTTTGGCGTTCACGAAATTTCAAGAAGAAAAATGTTCGGGTAAAAATAGCATTGCGTCGTTTTTACGAAAACAAGTTGCTGTGCAGTCTGTTATGGATATTAGTTCAGAAGATTGCTTATCGGATGTAAGTTTAGGTTCTCCCATGAGTATCAGCAATCAGCAGGAAAGAAGCGATTGCGAAGAGGAAAATGACGAGGAATTCAgagaaaataaagattttggaaacaaagtACAACAAATTCAGTCCAATTCCTGTCATCGTCTTCGAAATTACGATAGAGCTACTCCAAGTCCGATAGACATTCGTTATAGCggtgacgacgacgaggataTTCTAAGCGAAGTTGAACCTTCACCAAAAAAAACCAAACTGGAAGTTTGGTTGAGCGGACGGAGAGAGTCACCCAGTATCGAGATGGCTGACTTGAGACTCAATACTCCTTCATCATCACCAATATCGAAATCTCTGTTGCAATCTGGACCAACAACTTTTAAATCCACAATACCTATCGATCTTGATAAGCAAGTGAATCATTCCTGGCCCGCGAATACGAGCGGCAAAAAACCAAatgatatatttaaatattttattgcgaACAAGTGACCGACTTAACAACGTCTAGATTATTcctttaaagtaaattaaattttatcatagcgttttttactattttttttttctataagtGAAAGGGTCAAAATGTGATTAAGCATGGTGCGCGAAAGTCGTATATACTCTATTAATTTCCCTGCAGGGCAGGGTAAACGAACAAATAAAGCAGCTTGCACATAGCTGCCAAGATTACTTTATACttaatgttataaaaaaagttgtgcATAGTTaacttgtaaaaattttgcattattttcaGGTCCTAAGAGTTGATATAAAACAAGAAatgtcaatattttttacagcCAGTGTTATATTTAAAGGTGTAacatcaaaaataaattatccatgtttcttaaaaaataataataatgactGTATTCATTTATTTGTTACTCGCCGAGTTTGAAATTATAATCGCACGGCTTTGCTCACACCGACGGTCAACCCTTGCTTTTTCTGCCCCACCTCCAACCTATGCGTAACGCGCATGCTCGCGCTTACTGTGATAAGTGATTGgccaaatttaataaaacgcTAGGACGATTCTTTGTGGAATCAGCTGATTTTTACACGGCTACCTGTATCATTTTTATCACCCAAAAAAAcgtaaacaaataaaagtacATTTTTGCTATCGATATAATAAGCCATGTAAGGTGAATTTGTTGATGCAGCACCATGAGTTTGATCAAAATGAATTGTTCTTGATTATTAAAGAGGTCCTGCAAGAGGTAACGAATACATACAATAACTTTTAaagcatattatatttttttaaccatTGAATAATCAAATGTGACATAATTTCTATTTCAGAAACTCCCTTTTTCTACTGAGCAAGATCTCATTCAATATTATGAGAAGAGAAATAATTTATGCACAATTAAATAATCCACAAAAAGGAATAACTGATATTGTCACTAGAACAAACAATTGTCACACAGACACCAGGATGAGAAAGTATTATCAAGCTGCTTTGCTGATTACAGCAGTGGTGAGCTTAGTATCACTTCTTTTTTACCGTCACGAGTACAACAGATTGCGATATGTATTAGAGTACTTTGACTACTTTGGAAAGCCAAGTCAAGAGGCAAGCAAAGTTAATTGTCCAAAGGAAAAGGTAGAGATCGAGAAGATATATGTGGGACTGAACGAACCACTTTCAGCGTGGCAGAGAATAGATGATGATCTGTATGTCTATTCGTCCTATGTTACAAACAACAGGAAGATTCAAACCATTAGTTATGGGAAGCTGACTAATCCCAACTTGGATTGTAATGTATTTTTTGAAGACCTTTTGACACCTATTCCTGGAATattctcattcacaatcaTTGGGAATACAAGTGATATACCAGGAAGAACTGCTTATAGAGGGTATGGTTTGATCTGTGAATACACCGAAAATATGATACCTGTTGGCGTTACCTTCCAGCCAAGAGATCAAATACTGTTCAATGCAAATAGTCCATTGTTAGCCGTGAAGAATCAGGCAAAATCCTTGACTTACAACGGTAGTGCTTTGTGTATTGTGCCACCTCTGAATATTCCTATATCTCGCTCTGAAATGATAAGTTTTCTCAATTTTCACGAGTTGGTTGGTATGAATCATTTTGTAATTTATGATTATGGCATCCCAAATGCATTTCATAAAGCAATAA
The sequence above is drawn from the Nasonia vitripennis strain AsymCx chromosome 4, Nvit_psr_1.1, whole genome shotgun sequence genome and encodes:
- the LOC100169974 gene encoding uncharacterized protein LOC100169974, producing the protein MRREIIYAQLNNPQKGITDIVTRTNNCHTDTRMRKYYQAALLITAVVSLVSLLFYRHEYNRLRYVLEYFDYFGKPSQEASKVNCPKEKVEIEKIYVGLNEPLSAWQRIDDDLYVYSSYVTNNRKIQTISYGKLTNPNLDCNVFFEDLLTPIPGIFSFTIIGNTSDIPGRTAYRGYGLICEYTENMIPVGVTFQPRDQILFNANSPLLAVKNQAKSLTYNGSALCIVPPLNIPISRSEMISFLNFHELVGMNHFVIYDYGIPNAFHKAIRKMAQDSHPKWNFTYEVVPWNFPIREIHPNVIRNIIEADCLYRTFNKVMYAATVSWEEYIVLKYHHVVSDLLIDFERTKMYGNRYVVQTQTFCTQQKDDKRSTNSTPIILRKTLTSPNALDANHLYIYKPHESLNVKNIKTLKTAANLIIVNRYVSCNDYNANNVESNKYEPSILRFAGDIQSSPIYRRFIAGKMFDFE
- the Pol-iota gene encoding polymerase (DNA directed) iota isoform X1 encodes the protein MGKSRPMDISSDYDSDHPSIEHPRSIVHIDVDYFYAQVEMMRHPEFQGKPLGVQQKNIVVTCNYEARAFGVKKCMLIEEALRLCPSLILVKGEDLTPYRRMSAKILELLHQFTSSVEKLGLDENFIDVTSVVNEYTTRIGNNSKSSQHDENTTREESTFVQQEDMDHCMPVGKIFSTPEEECPCGCHTRLAVASSIAMDMRSKILNELGLTCSAGIAHNKLLAKLGGAVNKPNQQTVVYPCSAASLLSSLGSVSKIPGVGRRTAESLTANNILTVDDVRKTPLERLQVKIGKELARKIKDYAEGIDDTPVKPSGRPQSIGLEDGFKKVSLVDEVESRLSALLRRLTELAAEDGRIPICLKLTVRKQDSINKPAAAGSSTGKRESRQCAIPSHLVPSSKGAKGTHLYDHTKILALVMKLFHRVVDISKPFHLTLLGLAFTKFQEEKCSGKNSIASFLRKQVAVQSVMDISSEDCLSDVSLGSPMSISNQQERSDCEEENDEEFRENKDFGNKVQQIQSNSCHRLRNYDRATPSPIDIRYSGDDDEDILSEVEPSPKKTKLEVWLSGRRESPSIEMADLRLNTPSSSPISKSLLQSGPTTFKSTIPIDLDKQVNHSWPANTSGKKPNDIFKYFIANK